The genomic segment AGTCTTGGCATTTCGGGGTGGAGTGTAACTCTGAATTAACTCTGAATTGGCACGACTGGATGCCTGGGCACAGCTGGGCCTCTGTTCCCAGCAGGACAGGGAGTTCAGTGACCTGGTGCTGGAGGTGACGTGCAGACCTGCCGTCTGCCTCGGCCCCCGGGGGTTTGTTGCTCTCAGGCCTTCGGCGACCCGGCTCCGTGGCCTCCGGGGACAACAGTGCGAGCGAGGGGGCTGGAGACGCAGACCGGAGTGTGTCTGCGCTGAATGCCGTGGCTcattaaatccccccccccaaaaaaaccctatTTCCATGGTCCCTCTGTTTGCGCGGGTGCACACGAGGTACACTCCGGtaatcagacacacactcgaGACCTTGTGTGTCATGTGAGGAGCTTTCATTCACTGCTAATGAATCCAGCATCAAAAGACTTGGGACCAATTCAAACGCTACACAACATCACTTTCACTGCGCACTGTATATCGGGGTCGATGACATCGGAGCGTTACATAACGAGTCTCCCTCCCCGCTCCGCCGACCGTGGCTTTCACTCTGACCTGACCGGCGCTCCAGCTCGCTTTTTGTCTGGCGACCCACGAGCCAACTGGGCGGCGGCAGCGACGATGGAGTCGGAGAGAGTCCGGGACCAGCGTGACCTCCACCGACACGGGCCGTCAACATTTTCCATTGGATCGACTTTGTGCCGAGCATAATTGATGATACAGTGGTTGGaataatcaattattcatgCATTTAAGGCTGctctttatctgtttgtgtgtgtgtgtgtgtgtgtgtgtgtgtgtgtgtctatagaTCCGGCGCAGGAGGCCCACACCTGCCACGCTGTTCAGAGTTGCCGACCAATCGTCTCCCGAGGACGATCAGTCCACCCATCAGGTAAAGGTGAAGATGGaacacttttgaaaaataataataatttccccccctcccaccgTGTTCTGTCGTGCCACATCACTCTCGGCGCCCCACTGGTGTTCACCctgtaaatgtttcttttttttttaccgtcttttaacttttttgatCCTCTGACATCCTCCGTCATCACCACGTGGTGCACCGGAGACGTGTTGTGTCCATTTGTTAGAACACTGGAATGAACAATATTTGCATTCTGACAGATTGTGGCGATTTCACGTCACCAGGTTCCTATGCACATTTCTGGCAACTGACTGCACTGTACTGCacaatttcatgtaaattcttagtatttattttcctaattctttatgtttttgcaatttgtatatgttttacatttgtatttaatatattttgtttattttgtaaggtgtgttgtgtgatacctgTTTCTGTAACACCGGaattgggatcaataaagtaccaatcttatcttatcttatcttatcttatcttatcttatcttatcttatcttatcttatcttttaaGTAGAAAgtgtaaatgaaataaaagaagaatcTTATCAGgcacaaattattattaagcagagcatttatatatatatatatatatatatatatatatatatatatatatatatatatatctttgtaGATGTTTGCTGTGTTTCTTTCAGGAGAATTTCAATGGTGAATTAAAGttgtccctctctgtcctcGCAGTGGGTTGTAGGAGAGAACGGAGTGCTCAAACCAAAACGTGTAAATCCCAACGTGTATCAGCCTCCATCGCTCAAAGGTCAGTGAAAGCGGCGCTGGTGCTCCAGTAGGTCGTCGTGTGTATTCGTGATTCATCCTTGTGTTTAAATCcttctggttgttgttttttttaacctctcgCTTCGCTGCAGTGAAAATCCCCCTGGCTTCCTAATGGCggacaaataaaacaatgcatGTGACAGATGGGCAGATACGTGCGGAGCCCCCGAAGCCCAGAAAGGagatttctttccctttctttctagTGTGTGCACAAGATAAGAACGTGTGTGCTTAGGCTCTTATCTTTTGCACACAAGATAATAACTTGTGGgctcaaaatggaaaaaaaaaagaagacaaaaagagatCTTTTAATGACTTGTTCCCACAAGAAATAATTATCGTGTGTGCACAAGATCTCCCGGATCTCTCCGCAGCCTTGTGCATTAAAAGCCTCAGTGCCACTGTTTCTGTTCTGTACATGTGCGATATGCATCAGTCGGTGTTTTCTGGTCTTGTTGTGCACTCAACAGCGGCTTCtgtacatatttgtgtgtgtgtgtgtgtgtgtgtgtgtgtgtgtgtgtggagggagaaagagagattattattatgtgaCAGCTGTGAGACACTGAGTGTGAGTCTAGGAAAGTCTGGATCATCCAGGATTACAGTCAGTTGTGTATGCAGCTgtggcgcacgcacacacacacacacacacacacacacacacacacacacgacagaaaAACATACATGAACAAAAGCATGCCCTTGCATGTGTACGTGGCTTTTTGCTTGttgcatgttttttaaaaaagtacatttttgagCGTGCCGCACGTCGATGCATGTGTCATAATGAGAATCAGAGAATCTGTCCGTCATCGGCTCGGACGCTCGGAGCGCGACAGGGAGAGCTACTGGACCTGGAGgacttttgtaaaaaaaaaaacaacaactactgtaCCTCAAAGCCTGAGGGAAAACAGGTGACCTGTAAAATCTGAGGGTGtgaaaggagaagagggggaggccAAGGTGACCCAGgtgaagtgagagaggagggagtggaGGTGACATCACGGAGGCGACGAGGGTtgtgtgaggagggggagagagagaaacagtgtgaGTCAGCAGCGCTGCCGGGAGAGaggaccgaggaggaggaggaggagggcgggcgAGACCAGGGAAGACGAGGGAGCACGGACGAACAGATGAGAGAAGGGATGGAAGGCGAAGGTGGAcgcctgtctgtccgtctgtcagtgcATGTGGTTGATTGGCGTCCGGCCTGTCGGGCACGATTTCATAAAACCCCCGGAGGCTTGATACAAAAACTGTCAGTTGTTGAAGCGTGGTACTGCCCTTACCCCTCTATCCTTGTAtccctgtgtttgtctgtgtttggcctgtttgtgtgtttgtgtgtgtgtgtgtgtgtgtgttttcacctgtgtgtaGCTGTGCAGAAGATGGCCGAGGCACAAATGCTGAAACTAGGTGTCTACCCTCCCTTGGAAGACCCCTATGAGGGGGAGGAGTATGAGGACCACtggcagggagaggagggagaggacgcgCGTCCCGCCAAAGCTGCCGGTGAGGGGGAGGCTTCTCCGGCCCCGGGGACCACAACACGTGCAacacagcggcggcggcggcggcggggaaCAACACACAGTGGTGGCCACTCTTTTAAAGGAAGCATACGCCCCCGCGGCGCGTTGCCGAAAACACAACTTGGCTTCGTGCCTTGACTGTCTAGGAAAGCGCGATGTTTGAAAATCTGGTTTTATTGCTATGATCAGGAGGAATTCGGCCAAAAAATGCCAATCAGAAATAACATAGTTAAGGACTGGCTGAATATCCAGAGGGTTATGTCGCCCACTCGTCCCACGTCACAGTATCTTGGGCAGCAGCAGATTTCGAAGTCTGACACCAacagtttgtattttaaaatgttttgactgAATGATTGAGACGGCAGGTCTTCAGTGCTGTACACATCTCCTCctcaacatccatccatctcgCCATCTTTATCCAAGACATTTCCAACCATTTCCGCTAAAACCTTTGAATTCAGGACCAGGAAAGAGCTGCGATTACACTGTGGCGTGGCCAAACGGTAGAGCGGGCCCTGTCAGCGCCGGACGAGCGAGGAGACAGCGCGCGACACATCGCGACCCTGTCCGGGGTGTGTGACGGTGTTCAGGGAATGAGTTGCATCGAAGCATCCGTGCAAACTAGTGTCGTACACAAACCTTCAGTCAAAGTTCACTTTTTGACACCAGCACTCGcttgttatgttttattttattccacgCTGGACAATTATAGGTTTTTCAAATCTCCATTCTATCACAGGAGAACGGTGGCACTTGCATTTTAGCATTACTCATCGTCGTCTTCGGCCCAGACGATACAAGCTCTCGCAACTAAATCCCTTTTGTGGAGGTCATGGCGAGACACAAAAGCACCCGGGCAGCGCGCGGGGAGACGCTGACCGGCTCCTTCGGTTACAGTTCGCACTGCTCCTTCAGCCGAGTGACACAGAACGCGTTCACTCATCTTTCTCGTGACTGATATCTGCAGAAGTGCGTCAAAAGAATAAACCTTTCAGGAATAAGAATAATGTCTCAGTTCAGTCTCGTCCATAATAAACACGAATGTTCCTGTTCAGCCCAGCTTGTCAAATATTTGCCCATTCCTAAATTAGGTATGAATCAGAATATGCTTCTCAATAACACTTCactgaaaaaataattgacGGTATTATTGCCAGGCGTTGccttatgattattttcattatctaatAATCTAGAATATTTTGAACATAGTTAAAATCACAATTTCCCTTAACTGAAGATAATGATGAAGAAAACTCATTCGACAGGgattaaataagaaaaaacaaaatcattcatcagttcattattgttttgtcaAGTCATTAATCGACTTCTTGTCTCCTTTCTACAATCAACACTAGtgtcttccttccttcactcctttAGAATGAAATCCAATAAAAACCCAACACCCTCCATGTGACACTTGGTGATGATGTCTCACGtcagcttctctctcctcagatcACCAGGAGACGGCGACCACCGAGCAGTCGGTCAAGTTCTccagtgtgagagagacggcCAAGCAGATCCAAGCAGCAgcgcaggaggaagaggaggaggacgaagaagaagaagaggaggaggaggaggagggggaggaggagggggacaaaTCGGTGgcgagaagagaggagaacagtCGAGGGAgtaactgagagagagagaaataaagagaggaggaggaggaggaggaggagggtaaatATTTGGAGGAAAGATtttggggaggagagggaaggttGTTGTCAAGTGGAAAATGAAGAACTgggagttctgtgtttgtttgactgacAAGACACTTCAGTAAAATTGAGGATGTGAGCAAACTAATatttcctccacctgctccaccagGTCCAGGGCCAGATGGGTTTAACGAGAGAGCACATGAGGGGgcaggagcgaggaggagggtATCAGGGTGTCAGGAGTCGAGCCCGTATGAGCAGGTGAGgagtgaacccccccccacacccccgaCAGACCGCAGACTGCAGACGCCACTTTGGCCCAATGCCCCTTTGTTGGAAGTGAGAGTAGAGGGGGTCAAGGTCGACGTGACCCAGGCCTCAACTCTTCCTCCGTGCGTCTGCTCAGAGCTCAATGTTCCTTTTAAAGAAggtagaaatttaaaaaaagaagctttaacAAGGACCGAATCTTATAGCAACAATTCAAAAAGTACTTGAAGCTCTTTAAACGTGCACTTCACATCATCTGTCCTGATCCTGCAGCACAATTCGTTGTTTAAATTAGAACACGCGTATACTGCCACCTTGTGGTATGAAGTAGGAACGACAGCTTTAAAGTGGCCAAAAGTTAGAATCCTTAATGTTTCCATAAAACCGAACCTTGTTTTTCGTTGTAAATACCTGGTCTGCACAATTGTAATCCAGCTGTTTTCTCGctgacatcatcaccatctcTGTTAATTTTTCACGCCCTCAACCAACATCATATCAACAAGGAATGAAATCTCACAGATTATTGACTTTAATCTCTGgaagtccaaaaaaacccagtatTTTGAAAACGAACACCCATAGAAACTCATGCTCAAACCATTTCTGTATCATAAtcctcttctgttttcattcacacataataaaaaagacaagacactAAAAGACATGCGGGGGTAGAGCATCACTGAGCAGCAACAAAATCTTTGTCTATTATAGAGTGGGCGTAAGTGTGTCGTCATCGCATACCACAccacacttttcatttttgagatTATTTCAAATTAAGCGGGCTGCTTAAAGGGCAAAGCTACCtctaatttgttttaaatttacataACCCTGAGATTTTCCTCCACGACTCATTCATTTGAACTTGATTCATTGTGaactgacaaaaatatatatattttttggggggggatctCACACTGCTCATAgattcccccctccccccctttttggCACTTTTCTATCGTCATCTTTTGAATCGTTCGCTCATGACTTGTATATTCGTGGGTCTGTTGTAAGAGCTATTTTTCTAATCTAacgttcggtgtgtgtgtgtgtgtgcgtgtgtgcgtgtgtgtgagtgtgtgtgtgagtagctCATCTCCCTGTTTCTACTGTCTATATTCTACTGTACTGTCTGACTGACAACCtgagcaaacacaaactgtcTGCACTCTTTTTACCGCCGACGCTCTCTTGGTCtcaatacaattttaaatgtttttattcagaatgtgtcaaattttaatttttgcaaTTTAACAGGCTCTGTGTAATAAGAAGGATTTCCAGGATTAAAGTAAATCTCGCTGTTTGTATCATCTGAGTGgctgtttgtatatatatatattaaaataaaacaactgtgtgaaactttttttaacctctgacctgctCAGATTGTTGGACGACCTGTTGACTGAGCAGGTCGACGccgacctccctccctcctccgctctctctgttcacctccccctccccctccgacTCAGAAGGAAACAACCATGGAAAGACATGTATGAACTCCTTAAtgccccaattttttttctctcgatttttcttccattgttgttgttgtttctcaatGTGACGTGATTGTTTTAAAGTGAGCAGCAATATGATATCAAAATTAATAAACCGTTATTACTTTTCTCCTTTAACCTGCTTCGTGCTcattatgtgtatgtgtgtgtgtgtgtgtgtgtgtgtgtgaaatttgaATTCATCCATTCATTGATATTGTTTTACAACACAAGACAGTTCAACAGTTCACTGGCTATATTATACTGATTATATGACTATATTAAGGAAGGCATGATTCATAAACATGATCTTTCTTTCACCTtccatctttgtttatttgtgacTCTTGATCACATGGtatcaaacaaatcaaatctaaCACCACCTGTTGATTtagtttaaacaaaaatgtgatattAATTGTAAAGAACAATAAGCAAAAACACCCATCTTTACGCTACTTTTCAGATTATGTCTTATtatatgatgacatcattaaaaTGTCTCACCTTTAAGAGTAAAACACGTGAAAATCAGAATTCAGTCTTTATTGTTTCTGCAGGGCCTTTTTCTTTGTAACTTCTCTTTGTCATTGTAACAACTGAAAGTctgttacattttgattttgatcgAGGGTCTTGATACATCacttaattaaaatgtgtttccttcatctcagtttgaaaatgttatttttcaatGTCCGGTGTGAGGTATGATGATGAGGTTACTGCCCCCCGTGGTCATTGTATGTAACTACAACGCTGTCGGTTGTAAAAGTTATAGGTAACAGATATTAAAATTGACCACGGTCCTTGAATGACTCATAATGATATTTAAGACCGACCAGTAGTAGTTTCACAGACGGGCTAAAGTAATAGAGTAAAAATTCCGGTAATACTTTTCCAAATTAAAGTCATAATGCACCTTATGTAGTAGTGCTTATACACAATTCCAGGCAGATACAACGGCACAAACATTCTGGTGAACCATTTCATATTTAGCTTCATTCACAATTTTTATGATACATTTTCTGACTTCCGCTCAACGTATATTTACAACGGACACGGTTGTAGTTACGCGCCGCGGTCGCTGGAGGGCGGAGGGCGACGGTTGATGTCGCCGTGTTGAAGAGAGGCAGCGATTCATCTCGCTGCGAGTGCCTCATCTTTGACAGGTCAGACCCGGAAGACTTGCAAAGCAGACGATGATGATTCAGTAACTCAAGTGAGTGTAACGTGTCTAAACTAGATCATTTGACGCAgagtttgtttgcttgtgtctCGCGGATATTTATTTTGTGCTACCAGCAGTTGTCCACGATGTCTGCATGTCACGGCGTAACAGTGAGCGAGTGAAACTGAACTTGTTCAGACAGCGAAGATGAGTTAGCCGACGGAAGCTAACCGGGGGGCGAAGCTAACAACTCTCACTTTTCACTTCCTCGTCTGCACCTTCGCTTCGTCTGCGTTTTGTGTCGGCGACCAGAGTGGTGGCGTCGTGACTCCGGTGATTATCTGCTCGCTGtcttgtgtgtgagcgtgttttTGTGTTAACAGATGGTGAATTAGCCCGCTAGCTAAAAACACCGTTACATAGTTGTTGTTTAGTTGCAGAACTAAGTGGGGgcacaaaagtgtgtgtgtgtgtgtgtggggggggggacatatgAATGTCAGACACTTCAACAGATATGCATCCGTACAGTTTTGGGGATGATTCGTGATGCCACGTGACAGACATGAAGGTGATTGTCATTGATCACTGGTTGTGGTTCACTGGGTCAACAATGGTTCAAAGTTGTCATtaagttgagagagagagagagagagagagagagagagagagaggtgtccCTGAATGCACCTCCACTGAAACACGCTGAAAGTTAAATATGGCATTTTTGATGAATAAATCCAATCCTGCAAACCTACCGGCCGGATGTCAAACACCTGACAGCACAGATCATGTTATTTTGTTGTCTTCAAGTAATATTGCTTTCAACATTTTCAGCATCTAAATGTGATATTGCAGAGTCAAATACATGTTTGGTTCACGGTGCAAATTTGACCGCAACAATCATTTTTGACCAAAGAGGTTCAACAGAGAGAGATTATAGAATGGGATTATTTGATCAAATGCAGGaatgattgattaaaaaaaaacagatataaGTGAAAGAGACGGagcgatatggattttttgagGCTGATGTCAATATCTAATTATGGATAAATAGATTTCTAATAccatatactgtgtgtatatatatatatatatatatatatatatatatatatatatatatatatatatatatatatatatatatatatatatatatttgtcaatgattcctaagatgtcgctatcaaacctttatgtcaaaaatgtaattgagtcttcatattttagtttaaccataaacttcatcataaataactataaataaaaagaaaacacaattacaaccaaatatatataacatgatTCATTTTGcgtaaaatatacattatacgatctgcattgtttattcagtGCAATAAAAGATTCCATATACCGACGTGTCTGTGAAGGGCTCATATCGGGCGATAtaatcggtcgggctctaaataGGTAAATGATTAAAAGCTGTGGTGAGGTGTGGAAGTCATGAGACCGCGTGCAGAGCGGCGAGGGGAAGTGAGGGATACTCAGGCTTTGCTGTGATGGTTCACTGTGTCTTCTAACCGTGGAAAAAATCCCACGCTGCGAGGCCGCAGACCACGTGCGAGCAAGTGCACGTTCATCAAAAAATACCCCAAGACTCCAGCAGGAGAGGAGTTCTGTGTGTCGTTTCTTTTTGCACTGAGGACAGTGATTCTTATATACATGTGACCACCACAGCCCACCAACCTTGTCTCCCTCGTCTGCAGGGCGGGGGGAGTTTCCTGTGTCACCATCGCAGGAATGACAGGTGGAGAGTACGGGGAGCTCGGCGGCAGCCTCCCTGCCATCGCCTCCCTGAACGCGTCCTACTCCACGTCGATGTCCCTCCCGTCCCCGTACCTGTTCGTGCCGCCTGCGCCGCGCAGGGTCATCTCCGACGTCCGCCGCACCTTCTGCCTCTTCGTGACGTTCGACCTGCTCTTCATATCGCTCCTCTGGATTATTGAGTTGAACGTGAGTcttggcttcttcttcttttttgggtCCTGAGCAGCGGTGGTTTGACTCTGACGTGgactctctcctctgtttctccccgCAGAACGCCGACGTTATCTGGGACAGTTTGAAAAAGGAGGTTGTGCATTATGACTACCGCTCTTCCTTCTTTGACATCTCTGTAAGTGGGTCAACGCAAAGTCTGCACACTTCAATAACGGCACTGTATTTGgtactcgtttttttttttatccgtgCCTAACGCCGATCCGATTCCGAAAGCTTCTCACCCCCAGATGACCGGTCGTAAAGAAAAGATAACTTACTGTACATTGTTATGTAGCCCGAGGTTAAGCATCGTCAATGAGCTGTTGTGGGTTTGGTCACATGTCTGCATTCACTAAAAAAATGAACGTGTTGATAAGAGTCGACATGTGTGCAACACGTGATGaccttctttgtttttcctctcagctCCTCGCCGTGTTTCGCTTCCTGTGTCTGCAACTGGGCTACGCTGTGTTTCGGTTAAGGCACTGGTGGGTGATCATGGTGAGTGAGCTCAGTCACGCGCACAAGTGCCGTTAAAAATCTCCTCTTTTCGGCTCATGAGTTATAACACGCATTCAAATCCTGCCCTTCCTCCGCAGATCACCACCTTAGTGACCAGTGTCTTCCTCGTCGTAAAGGTCATCGTATCTGATGTGAGTGTGACACCTGACTAACCAGTCGTGTGTGTGGCGGTGTGGTTGTGGTATAATGTACAATATGATCATAAAGAGTTTGCAACAGAGAATCAAAGGGGACGCGTTGTCGTCTGCATGTGTGGGTCTTTTCTGTTCCGATAACTCGGATGAACTGTTTATATTCAACCAGGGCAAAGTGAACTGTGACACTATGGcatggcttctctctctctctctcgacgaCAGCTCCTGTCCAAGAATGCCTTTGGCTACGTTTTGCCCATCACCTCTTTCGTGGTGGCCTGGTTGGAGACCTGGTTCCTCGACTTCAAGGTGCTCACGCAGGAGGCGGACGATgagagaggtgggagagagaggcggCGGACGAGTTTTAACACGACTCGACCAAAATCAGTTCCTCATTTGAGTACTGTTTTTCTTCACCTCAGCCTACCTGGCAGCGGTGAACGCCGCCTGCGAACGCGCCCCCATGATCTACCCCCACGCCGTGTCAGACGGACAGTTCTACTCTCCACCTGAATCTCTAGCAGGTGACCACGTGTTTGTCGATCACCCTCAAGTATCATTCTGtccagtgtattttttttttttatacacgtTTTCCCGTTTGAGCTGCAAACTGAGTTTTTTCGGACCCTGAACTTGTGTCCACAGACTCCGACGAGGACCTGGACGAGGAGGGTCTCGGGCGCAGGGCCGTCACCGCTCAGGTGCCTGCATCTTTGTACTCTTGCTTCTTTTCCTTCACCGGCGGATGACTGtgatctctcttctctctccctccaggaGAAGGAGTACGTGAGGCAGGGTCGAGAGGCCATGTCTGTGGTCGAGCAGATCCTCGCCCAGGAGGAGGGctggaaatttgaaaaaaacaatgtgagcGTTTGACTTTGCTTTGTTATATAGAAGAGTCACGTCATGTCGCTCCCTCTGAACTGTAATTACATATCGGGATTTTAGAGTTACCAAAGTCTCGTCTCTTATCTCTTATGTTGGCCTCACACCCAGGGGTAATTGGGCAGATTTGGGGGTTCATAATTGGCACCTCCTGACAATCACAGGGGAACATTCCCGCGATAAGATTGTTTTCGACCGATTATCTGCCAAAGTGATGGGGTTTGAAGACATAATCTTAATCTTACCGACCGGATGGAAGTTTCAAATCCTGTGGCGTGAAACGAACAATGAAAACCAGTTGACCAGGAAATGGAGGACGGAGCATATTAATATGCAAAGAGCTAGTTCAGTATTTTTGAGTGAGTGaatcatgttttaaatatttttttctttcttccttgaaatgaaagcagaagCATCTTGGTACTAACGCACTCTTGTCTCGTGTCAGGACATGGGAGACTCCGTCTACACCCTGGAGATCCCCTTCCACGGAAAGACTTTCATTCTcaaggtttgtgtttttcattgtgaaACCGCGTCTCACTAAaacgtactgtacatgtatatgtattcGTCGCGTCAGCTTTCACAATCCTTTCAAAACTCTCTGCCAGAACTAACCACAAACACTTGTTGCTGCTGGTGGACTTGTATGTATATGACCGACCTCCAGAGGGCACAGTGGTGAACCAGCCGAGACAGAAGTGGGTTAAATCCCATATTACAGAGGAAATGGAGTCACGGTACAAAGGAGTTCATTAAGCGTCTCACAGGAAGTTTTTCTATGCTACAGAATAACCATAACTGAAAGCCTGTCAAAAGATTTTGTGGagttgataaataaaaaaccaCCAAGACTCATTTGAAGCAGACCCTTAATTACATTTGCATTCGGAATGCAAAAACCAGCGCGTCGAATGCATTACTCCGCTTATAAAACATTTCCACACCCAGTTCGTGGAATATTTCAAATACAGTTCAGCAAACTAATTACAATATTTCAAGCCACAGTCATTTATTGCAAGAATATTATGAGGAAGCAGGTCAAGGATGTCACTGTCCAAGTTTGTCTCCTTCATATGATGCAGTTCCCCACCAGGACAGTGATCGTAAACGATGAAGGATAATGAAATGGCCGTCCCCGGCCAaaagtataattattattattattattataattattttttttaatcgacaGTGCGAACCAGAACAACAAAGAGGAGACTGTGGATCTCTTTCCCCTCTGAGAGAAATAGAGAAAAGAGGCTGGAGGACAAATACTAAGATTCTAAGTTGatgatgacatttaaatgttcaCTTTTGAAGGCCTTCATGCAGTGTCCCGCTGAACTCGTGTATCAGGAGGTGATTCTGCAACCGGAGAAGATGGTCCTGTGGAACAAAACGGTTTCTGGCTGCCAGGTGACaacttgggaaaaaaaaacacaacaccttTGTGTTCTTCGACTTAGCTGTGCCAAAGTCCTAACGGCGCTTCCTTCCTGCTCCTCAGATCCTGCAGAGGGTTGACGACAACACTCTCGTGTCGTACGACGTCTCTGCCGGAGCAGCGGGGGGAGTCGTGTCTGCGAGGTACGTCGGCACGGCAACATAAAACGGCCCTCGACACGTCTCCTGTGTCCTTCGACtgatttctcttcttctttcagggACTTTGTCAACGTCCGACGGGTGGAACGCAAACGGGAATGCTACCTGTCTGCCGGCATGGCGGCCGACCACGACGCCAAGCCTCCGTGCGGTCGCTACGTCAGGTCAGAACGCGCCTCAGCTTTATcgcatttgaataaaaaaatgaagttgtGTTGGTTTGAATTTCTTCAACATCTCTTCTACGTTTGTTGTCTGTCGGCCTCAGGGGAGAGAACGGCCCTGGAGGATTCGTGGTCCTCAAATCCAGCAGCAACCCGTCCGTCTGCACCTTCATCTGGGTCCTCAACACGGACTTGAAGGTGAAAACATGGAACGTGGAAAACATCTTTATGTTTAG from the Scophthalmus maximus strain ysfricsl-2021 chromosome 17, ASM2237912v1, whole genome shotgun sequence genome contains:
- the ppp1r1b gene encoding protein phosphatase 1 regulatory subunit 1B isoform X1 — its product is MEPTEVEGEPKERKKIHFAVTSSVPTNLDPRQVEMIRRRRPTPATLFRVADQSSPEDDQSTHQVKWVVGENGVLKPKRVNPNVYQPPSLKAVQKMAEAQMLKLGVYPPLEDPYEGEEYEDHWQGEEGEDARPAKAADHQETATTEQSVKFSSVRETAKQIQAAAQEEEEEDEEEEEEEEEEGEEEGDKSVARREENSRGSN
- the stard3 gene encoding stAR-related lipid transfer protein 3 — encoded protein: MTGGEYGELGGSLPAIASLNASYSTSMSLPSPYLFVPPAPRRVISDVRRTFCLFVTFDLLFISLLWIIELNNADVIWDSLKKEVVHYDYRSSFFDISLLAVFRFLCLQLGYAVFRLRHWWVIMITTLVTSVFLVVKVIVSDLLSKNAFGYVLPITSFVVAWLETWFLDFKVLTQEADDERAYLAAVNAACERAPMIYPHAVSDGQFYSPPESLADSDEDLDEEGLGRRAVTAQEKEYVRQGREAMSVVEQILAQEEGWKFEKNNDMGDSVYTLEIPFHGKTFILKAFMQCPAELVYQEVILQPEKMVLWNKTVSGCQILQRVDDNTLVSYDVSAGAAGGVVSARDFVNVRRVERKRECYLSAGMAADHDAKPPCGRYVRGENGPGGFVVLKSSSNPSVCTFIWVLNTDLKGRLPRYLIHQSLAATMFEFMSHLRQRITDLRPPLRSHHHHHT
- the ppp1r1b gene encoding protein phosphatase 1 regulatory subunit 1B isoform X2, translated to MEPTEVEGEPKERKKIHFAVTSSVPTNLDPRQVEMIRRRRPTPATLFRVADQSSPEDDQSTHQWVVGENGVLKPKRVNPNVYQPPSLKAVQKMAEAQMLKLGVYPPLEDPYEGEEYEDHWQGEEGEDARPAKAADHQETATTEQSVKFSSVRETAKQIQAAAQEEEEEDEEEEEEEEEEGEEEGDKSVARREENSRGSN